A single Hippocampus zosterae strain Florida chromosome 19, ASM2543408v3, whole genome shotgun sequence DNA region contains:
- the fam110c gene encoding protein FAM110C has protein sequence MESPSETSKILEKGPDYLRKQMELESEVKGPMSAVERLAASKPKYVKSQQVVNSTQEPLISLPSTSSSVSSNWSSTHAQVSTQSCSPAQVRRSSSKKRPDSILLYRQKCELLRVAGHDRKHNITRKLLRSSASKTTTLPEAAEKEVDRDGGKEEHGTPEESAREHCSSAKSPTLERRRNGATGNPKSGPKEASANLLNVPVRRGKGVGRSRSDISSRYSKNFADFDSFFKYCGLDGEVIESLGKENFSARSDEMTLKVRSVSVATSDGGFSRNSDDSEGLQEDILQKKIRQGTSVIERNARIIKWLYSCKNAKESGKKLRDLD, from the coding sequence ATGGAGAGCCCCAGCGAGACCTCAAAAATCCTGGAGAAGGGTCCAGATTACCTTCGAAAGCAAATGGAACTGGAGAGTGAGGTAAAAGGGCCCATGAGTGCCGTGGAGAGACTGGCCGCCAGCAAACCCAAATACGTGAAAAGCCAGCAGGTGGTCAACTCCACTCAGGAGCCACTGATCAGCCTGCCGTCCACTTCAAGCTCCGTGTCCTCCAACTGGAGCTCAACACATGCCCAAGTGTCTACGCAGAGCTGCTCCCCGGCGCAGGTACGTCGCTCCAGCTCGAAAAAGCGACCCGACTCCATCCTGCTTTACAGGCAGAAATGTGAACTGCTGCGAGTGGCCGGCCATGACCGCAAACATAACATCACGCGTAAACTGCTTCGAAGCTCGGCGAGCAAAACGACAACCTTACCAGAGGCGGCTGAGAAGGAAGTCGACCGTGATGGCGGTAAGGAGGAACACGGCACACCTGAGGAATCTGCAAGGGAACATTGCTCAAGTGCAAAGTCCCCAACATTAGAGAGAAGGCGGAACGGAGCGACCGGAAACCCGAAGAGTGGTCCAAAGGAGGCATCCGCTAATCTCCTGAATGTCCCCGTCAGGAGAGGTAAAGGGGTGGGTCGATCCCGCTCGGATATCAGCTCCAGGTACTCCAAGAACTTTGCGGACTTTGACTCCTTCTTCAAGTACTGCGGCCTGGACGGGGAGGTCATCGAGTCTCTGGGTAAGGAGAATTTCTCGGCACGTTCGGACGAGATGACGCTCAAGGTGCGCAGCGTTAGCGTGGCCACATCGGACGGCGGCTTCTCCCGGAacagcgacgacagcgaggggcTGCAGGAAGATATCCTGCAAAAGAAGATCCGTCAGGGAACGTCGGTCATCGAGCGGAATGCAAGGATTATCAAATGGCTATACAGCTGCAAGAATGCTAAAGAGAGTGGGAAAAAGTTGAGAGACCTGGACTAA